A window of the Desulfonatronovibrio magnus genome harbors these coding sequences:
- a CDS encoding class I fructose-bisphosphate aldolase encodes MTGHKRRLERFFDVRTRKTMILPMDHGVSEGLVSGLDDMSKLISSLTDTQVKGVVLHKGTAMEQSANLSVNQNLVIHLSAGTKHGLPSYGRALVCSIQEALRIGADAVAVHINIGNDLEDRMLSDLGLVVDEAHQLGVPVLAMIYARGGQIINELDPHLVAHCIRIGSELGADIIKVPYSGDKKIFNRAVKSVSTPVVIAGGPKQDDFESFLNMVDDSIECGAAGVSIGRNIFQQPDPVSAIDKLWKRIAVTG; translated from the coding sequence ATGACTGGACATAAACGAAGACTTGAACGTTTTTTTGATGTCAGGACACGCAAGACAATGATTTTGCCCATGGATCATGGAGTAAGCGAAGGCCTTGTGTCAGGATTAGATGATATGTCTAAGCTAATTTCCTCTTTAACCGACACTCAGGTTAAGGGGGTTGTTCTGCATAAAGGTACAGCAATGGAGCAAAGCGCTAACTTAAGCGTGAACCAGAATCTGGTGATTCACCTTTCAGCAGGTACCAAGCACGGGCTGCCATCATACGGCAGAGCACTGGTCTGCTCCATTCAGGAGGCCCTGCGCATTGGTGCTGATGCTGTTGCTGTACATATTAATATTGGTAATGATTTGGAAGACAGGATGCTTTCAGATCTTGGGCTTGTGGTTGATGAGGCGCACCAGCTTGGTGTTCCGGTGCTGGCCATGATTTATGCCCGGGGAGGACAGATTATTAATGAGCTTGATCCTCATCTTGTGGCGCATTGCATCCGAATTGGTTCTGAACTCGGTGCTGACATAATTAAGGTTCCATATAGCGGAGACAAAAAGATTTTTAACAGGGCAGTAAAATCAGTGTCCACGCCTGTTGTTATCGCTGGTGGCCCAAAGCAGGATGACTTTGAAAGTTTTCTGAATATGGTTGATGACAGTATCGAATGCGGTGCAGCAGGGGTCAGCATAGGCAGAAATATTTTTCAGCAGCCTGATCCTGTTTCGGCTATAGATAAGCTTTGGAAAAGAATAGCAGTAACAGGTTAG
- a CDS encoding aspartate aminotransferase family protein gives MSEVDFFQKNTSDYICPTYARYPLAVKKAKGCKLYDFEDREYLDLLAGISVCNLGHSHPEIVESIKQQAEKLIHVSNLFYQEEQIQLARKLTATFPDSKAFFCNSGAEANEGAIKLTRRYMQKIKNQTRFEIITLTGSFHGRTMATLTATGQDKIKDGFAPLLPGFKIIRFNDEQHLEQSITKDTAAIMIEVIQGEGGVKPVTKSFVAKISELCQKHDLLLIVDEIQTGIARTGRFWAHEHYQLKPDIITTAKALAGGLPMGAVLARNNVASAFGPGTHGTTFGGSPISCMAALKTLEIIERDNIISMAAQKGLMLQAELENVKKRHPEKIREIRGQGLMVGIELTFPGNKIWLALLEKGFVLNLTQDTVLRLLPPLIIEEDHLKSFAVALDQLLGSKELCEP, from the coding sequence ATGTCTGAAGTGGATTTTTTCCAGAAAAATACCAGCGATTATATCTGCCCAACTTATGCAAGATATCCTCTTGCTGTAAAAAAAGCCAAAGGCTGTAAGCTTTATGATTTTGAAGACAGGGAATACTTAGACCTGCTTGCAGGAATTTCGGTCTGTAACCTTGGCCACAGTCATCCTGAAATTGTAGAGTCCATCAAGCAGCAGGCAGAAAAGCTTATTCATGTCAGCAACCTGTTTTACCAGGAAGAACAGATTCAGCTTGCCCGAAAGCTTACAGCTACCTTTCCGGACAGCAAGGCTTTTTTCTGCAACTCAGGAGCAGAGGCCAATGAAGGGGCCATTAAGCTGACTCGCAGATATATGCAGAAAATTAAAAATCAAACACGGTTTGAAATTATCACTCTAACAGGATCTTTTCACGGCCGGACTATGGCCACGCTAACCGCCACCGGTCAGGATAAAATCAAAGATGGCTTTGCCCCCCTTCTGCCGGGTTTTAAAATTATCAGGTTCAATGATGAACAGCACCTTGAGCAATCCATCACCAAAGATACAGCAGCTATTATGATTGAGGTAATCCAGGGTGAGGGAGGAGTAAAACCTGTAACAAAAAGCTTTGTCGCCAAAATTAGTGAATTATGTCAAAAGCATGACCTGCTGCTCATTGTGGACGAGATTCAGACCGGCATAGCCCGGACAGGCAGGTTCTGGGCTCATGAACACTACCAGCTGAAACCGGACATTATCACCACAGCCAAGGCACTGGCAGGAGGCCTTCCCATGGGTGCGGTTCTGGCCCGAAATAATGTTGCCTCTGCTTTTGGCCCGGGCACTCACGGAACAACCTTTGGCGGCAGTCCCATATCCTGCATGGCTGCTCTTAAAACCCTGGAAATTATAGAACGAGATAACATCATCAGTATGGCAGCTCAAAAGGGCCTCATGCTTCAAGCTGAACTTGAAAATGTAAAAAAAAGACATCCTGAAAAAATCAGAGAAATTCGCGGTCAAGGCCTTATGGTTGGAATAGAACTAACTTTTCCCGGCAACAAGATTTGGCTGGCCCTGCTTGAAAAGGGTTTTGTTCTCAATCTGACTCAGGACACAGTTTTGAGGTTGCTGCCTCCTCTAATTATTGAAGAAGATCACCTGAAATCATTTGCCGTTGCCCTTGACCAGTTGCTGGGCAGTAAAGAACTTTGTGAGCCTTAA
- a CDS encoding L,D-transpeptidase family protein, with translation MSGEVNKLSPRLLFFLLLFVPALTYAEAWKPHLTGDAFAPETILTVDKQNQSFLIFSNKSPLVKKESWQCTTGQAQGDKLVEGDLKTPEGIYFLERRIANNPYLPYELFGDLAFTLNYPNPVDRIKNKTGHSIWIHGRGREVVPFDTEGCVAMDMEYMLALEDYVEFRKTPVIIAEKISWSPDEIEHEHSRAIARNSLQWADDWRNKSTAYFEHYDSILFPKSEGQSFRAFQAHKQRLFNQYAWMDVFVEQPKVVHGPDYSVSYFGQVFKAPGFYSRGIKRLYWKQDDDGRFRIVGEEWRSYPSADLEKAYLDARKDDILEVLSRWREAWLDADLDAYASFYHNNAVQNNLRGRSSIVDHKVDIWGRGLLPKAIEISNIKFETSNEGFVLVFYQNYSSVTGFSDFGEKTLTLAPFKDQWKIISEHWREIS, from the coding sequence TTGAGTGGTGAGGTTAATAAATTGAGTCCAAGACTTTTATTTTTTTTACTTTTGTTTGTTCCTGCCCTGACCTATGCTGAGGCATGGAAGCCACACTTGACCGGCGATGCTTTTGCTCCTGAAACTATACTGACGGTAGATAAGCAAAATCAAAGCTTCTTAATTTTTTCCAACAAGAGTCCTTTGGTCAAGAAAGAGTCCTGGCAGTGCACAACAGGTCAGGCTCAAGGGGACAAACTGGTGGAGGGAGATCTCAAAACCCCCGAAGGGATTTATTTTTTAGAAAGAAGGATAGCCAACAATCCTTACCTGCCCTACGAGCTCTTTGGTGACCTGGCATTTACTCTGAACTATCCCAATCCAGTTGATCGCATAAAAAATAAAACAGGTCACAGCATATGGATTCACGGACGCGGCAGAGAGGTTGTTCCTTTTGATACTGAAGGCTGCGTGGCAATGGATATGGAGTATATGCTGGCTTTAGAAGATTATGTTGAATTTCGGAAAACTCCTGTAATCATTGCTGAAAAAATATCCTGGTCTCCTGATGAGATTGAGCATGAGCACTCTCGAGCAATTGCCCGCAACAGTCTGCAGTGGGCAGATGACTGGCGCAATAAATCCACTGCGTATTTTGAGCACTATGATTCCATACTTTTTCCCAAAAGCGAAGGGCAGAGTTTCAGAGCTTTCCAAGCCCATAAGCAAAGGCTCTTTAACCAGTATGCCTGGATGGATGTTTTTGTTGAGCAGCCCAAGGTTGTGCATGGACCGGACTATTCTGTCAGTTATTTTGGACAGGTTTTCAAGGCTCCTGGATTTTATTCCAGGGGGATTAAGAGACTTTACTGGAAACAAGATGATGACGGGCGATTCAGGATTGTAGGCGAAGAATGGCGTTCATATCCCAGTGCAGACCTGGAAAAGGCTTATCTTGACGCTCGCAAAGATGATATCTTAGAAGTACTTTCCAGGTGGCGAGAAGCCTGGTTAGATGCAGATCTTGATGCCTACGCCAGTTTTTATCACAATAATGCAGTTCAAAATAATCTCAGGGGCAGGAGCAGTATTGTTGATCATAAGGTTGATATCTGGGGCCGGGGACTATTGCCGAAAGCCATTGAAATCAGCAATATCAAGTTTGAAACATCCAATGAAGGATTTGTGCTGGTATTTTACCAGAATTATTCAAGTGTAACCGGTTTTTCAGATTTTGGTGAAAAAACTCTTACTTTGGCCCCTTTTAAAGATCAATGGAAGATAATTTCTGAACACTGGAGAGAAATTAGTTGA
- a CDS encoding 50S ribosomal protein L11 methyltransferase, with translation MYALTIHSSSEGMDSLLPLLHQRISWGWEEHDSGAVSIHFSSQEKARDIKALIQKLPHNFIFSGQEVDEADWSEEWKKYFTPIEIHSTFIIVPHWLAGKETEMIKIVITPKMAFGTGHHATTALCLKTMAKLQRTGMMPPKCNFLDLGCGSGILSIGAARLGHRGLAMDIDQEAVVNTVENMKLNRVEDCISVIQGSLSALNSETRFNLVFANILASTLINLSSHLVSCLDDSYHLILSGILIDQAHEVISVYSKLGLKDPTVEQEGEWCSIHYYSARS, from the coding sequence ATGTATGCCCTGACCATACATTCCAGCTCTGAAGGCATGGACAGCCTTCTGCCCCTGCTTCACCAGCGCATCTCCTGGGGATGGGAAGAACATGATTCCGGGGCAGTTAGCATCCATTTTTCAAGCCAGGAAAAAGCCCGGGACATAAAGGCCCTTATTCAGAAACTACCCCACAATTTTATTTTTTCCGGTCAGGAGGTAGACGAAGCCGACTGGAGTGAAGAATGGAAAAAATACTTCACCCCCATTGAAATTCACAGCACATTCATCATTGTACCGCATTGGCTGGCTGGCAAAGAAACAGAAATGATAAAAATTGTGATTACACCCAAAATGGCCTTTGGTACCGGACATCACGCAACGACTGCACTTTGTCTCAAAACCATGGCAAAGCTGCAACGCACCGGGATGATGCCGCCCAAGTGCAACTTTCTGGACCTTGGATGCGGGTCAGGCATTTTAAGCATTGGGGCTGCCCGATTGGGTCACAGGGGATTAGCCATGGATATTGATCAGGAAGCTGTTGTCAATACCGTGGAAAATATGAAGCTTAACCGTGTAGAAGACTGTATTTCGGTGATTCAGGGCAGTTTGAGCGCCTTGAATTCTGAGACAAGGTTCAACCTTGTGTTTGCCAACATCCTGGCTTCCACTCTTATAAATTTGTCCAGTCATCTGGTTTCCTGTCTTGATGACTCATACCATCTTATTCTGTCAGGTATTCTCATAGACCAGGCCCATGAGGTAATATCTGTTTATTCTAAACTTGGCTTAAAAGACCCCACGGTTGAACAAGAAGGAGAATGGTGTTCAATACATTATTATTCAGCAAGAAGTTAA
- a CDS encoding RsmB/NOP family class I SAM-dependent RNA methyltransferase, with protein MKSDSRSRRWFRLCCSKGERSDVLSLLHNEGFEFADFSGDTEIMCFTSGGNPPGGSLTNYFGLIYIQDISSMLPAMLLNPEPGAAVLDMCASPGSKAGQLAQMVGSNGLVVANEPNRTRLATLRANIRRLNLTNVVTTGYLGQNFPDRNISFDYILLDVPCSGWGTVDKNPEVLKIWSQDKTGSLVGLQRILLKSAASLLAPGGRLVYSTCTTNEQENQEQINWALQELPLQIPSGKNLLPQEIAQCSQEIFSGMFKVMGRRLGGQDFFMAALESTKADQDGQRPIPMKKNRAEQVAFTNDMRQLTHGRLWNFSGKVFFVPERAWEFIGAGVNAAGLHAGKRSRNNFLVWPGMRAFLPGKDCGTYYAVRDVSELRSLINGQSLSVTGESRMIGLYWNDLGLGWVKIRKNRLFWSDR; from the coding sequence ATGAAGTCAGATAGTCGGTCCAGGCGCTGGTTTCGCCTTTGCTGCAGCAAAGGTGAGCGATCAGACGTACTGAGCCTGTTGCACAATGAAGGTTTTGAGTTTGCTGACTTTTCGGGTGATACTGAAATTATGTGTTTTACGTCTGGTGGAAATCCTCCCGGGGGTTCTCTAACCAACTATTTCGGGCTGATCTATATTCAGGACATTTCATCAATGCTGCCGGCCATGTTGCTTAATCCAGAGCCTGGGGCGGCAGTGCTGGACATGTGTGCCAGTCCAGGCAGCAAGGCCGGTCAGCTGGCTCAAATGGTTGGTTCCAATGGGCTGGTGGTGGCCAATGAACCAAACAGAACCAGGCTTGCAACACTAAGAGCGAATATCAGGCGTCTTAATCTGACCAATGTTGTAACTACAGGATATCTGGGACAGAACTTTCCTGACAGGAACATCAGCTTTGATTATATTTTACTTGATGTTCCATGCAGTGGATGGGGTACAGTGGATAAGAATCCCGAGGTTTTGAAGATATGGTCACAGGATAAAACTGGTTCACTTGTGGGACTTCAAAGAATTTTATTAAAATCTGCTGCCTCCCTTCTTGCTCCTGGAGGGCGGTTGGTTTACTCTACATGCACCACCAATGAACAGGAAAACCAGGAGCAGATTAATTGGGCTCTGCAGGAACTTCCACTGCAGATACCTTCAGGCAAAAACTTGCTTCCACAAGAGATTGCTCAATGTTCACAAGAGATTTTTTCCGGAATGTTCAAAGTTATGGGCAGAAGGCTGGGAGGACAGGATTTTTTCATGGCTGCTTTAGAATCCACCAAGGCTGACCAGGATGGACAAAGGCCAATTCCAATGAAAAAAAACCGGGCTGAACAGGTTGCATTTACAAATGATATGCGGCAATTAACCCATGGAAGGTTGTGGAACTTTTCCGGAAAAGTTTTCTTTGTTCCTGAAAGAGCATGGGAATTTATTGGTGCTGGAGTTAATGCTGCAGGCCTTCATGCAGGCAAGAGAAGCAGGAATAACTTTCTGGTGTGGCCTGGTATGCGGGCTTTTCTTCCTGGTAAGGATTGCGGAACATATTACGCAGTCAGGGATGTCTCTGAACTCAGGAGCTTAATCAATGGTCAAAGTCTCAGTGTTACAGGGGAAAGCAGGATGATTGGGTTATATTGGAATGATCTGGGGCTTGGCTGGGTGAAAATCAGGAAAAACAGGCTTTTCTGGTCGGATAGATAG
- a CDS encoding sugar phosphate isomerase/epimerase family protein, producing the protein MTRFFVNLPLSYNLTQPDTFDFFRHNAVSPELGLDLLTLEVYSTAHHKITAGKFEHQKLKTAVHMPFIDLKPGSPDNYIHEASIRRLKEAVAFAKLYSPEHIIAHTGYVPNVYNGHYSRWIENSLIAWRAILDEAGDIPVYLENVYEQDPTEIGDLLSELGGRAGFCFDLGHWFSFGGGKKGGDLTSWLQGLGPYLRHLHLHDNDGLHDEHLGLGTGKIPFVELFAGLELLDLCPGFTLEPHSPYDFEKSLEFICQRQYWFSLLGFKKNDFDHIHRLKSRVQTLR; encoded by the coding sequence ATGACCCGCTTTTTTGTCAATCTCCCATTAAGTTACAATCTTACTCAGCCTGATACATTTGATTTTTTCAGACACAACGCAGTATCTCCAGAGTTAGGCTTAGATCTGCTGACCCTTGAGGTTTACTCCACCGCTCACCATAAGATAACAGCTGGAAAGTTTGAACATCAGAAATTAAAAACAGCTGTGCATATGCCTTTTATCGATCTCAAACCGGGCAGTCCTGACAACTATATTCATGAGGCCAGCATCAGAAGGCTGAAAGAGGCGGTTGCATTTGCAAAGCTTTACTCTCCAGAACATATCATTGCACATACAGGATATGTTCCCAATGTTTATAACGGCCATTACAGCCGATGGATAGAGAATTCTCTTATCGCCTGGCGGGCAATCCTTGATGAAGCAGGCGACATTCCTGTTTATCTGGAAAATGTATATGAGCAGGATCCGACGGAGATAGGAGACTTACTTTCTGAACTTGGAGGCAGGGCTGGATTCTGTTTTGATCTTGGGCACTGGTTCAGCTTTGGGGGCGGTAAAAAGGGTGGTGATCTGACCAGTTGGCTGCAGGGTCTGGGGCCCTATCTGCGTCACCTCCATCTGCATGACAATGATGGCTTGCATGATGAACATCTCGGACTTGGAACCGGTAAGATTCCCTTTGTCGAGCTTTTTGCCGGACTTGAATTGTTAGATCTTTGTCCTGGGTTTACTCTTGAACCACACAGCCCGTATGACTTTGAAAAGAGTCTGGAGTTCATCTGCCAGAGGCAATACTGGTTCAGCCTGTTGGGATTCAAGAAGAATGACTTTGATCATATTCACAGACTGAAGTCACGAGTTCAGACTTTGAGATAG
- the dut gene encoding dUTP diphosphatase — MHSIAVKVKFLRQTDQSGNRLEYATSMSAGIDLRAFMDESIVELVPGQSFFFPAGISIEPQHPGVAGFIFSRSGLGTKKGLVVCQGVGVIDPDYRGEILVCLRNTSQQTHHVKRGQRIAQLVFMPFYQADIAKVEDLCATTRGSGGFGHTGNM; from the coding sequence ATGCATAGTATCGCGGTCAAGGTAAAATTCTTAAGACAGACAGATCAATCTGGAAACAGGCTTGAATATGCCACATCCATGTCAGCCGGCATTGACCTGAGAGCCTTTATGGATGAATCAATTGTGGAACTTGTACCCGGCCAGAGTTTTTTTTTTCCAGCTGGCATCAGTATTGAGCCACAGCATCCGGGTGTAGCAGGCTTTATCTTTTCCCGCAGCGGTCTGGGAACCAAAAAAGGGCTGGTGGTCTGCCAGGGTGTGGGAGTCATCGATCCGGATTATCGCGGCGAAATATTAGTCTGCCTGCGCAACACCTCCCAGCAAACACACCATGTCAAAAGAGGCCAGCGCATAGCCCAGCTGGTTTTTATGCCCTTTTATCAGGCAGATATTGCCAAAGTAGAGGATCTTTGCGCTACAACCCGCGGATCTGGCGGGTTTGGCCATACTGGAAATATGTAA
- a CDS encoding pseudouridine synthase, with the protein MKTSSQVKYYEVSEQESGQKLFSYLQRKLGRDIPRSAIMKFIRTGQVRVNKGRCKPFQRVCAADEIRVPPHSSSAKTDTSDAGPIDIIYESHEYLVLDKPPGLPVHPGTYHNDSLVTRVHAAYSHAVFAPTPAHRLDKNTTGIILFAKSYKWLRYIQSIWNQPGFCKEYLAWVQGKWDANIAEIKAGILKDHLGARVDSRGKEARSSITVVAGFEDMSLLRVRIYTGRTHQIRLHLAQKGHPIIGDTEHTDKECKTMYLHSFRLNWGKKSFTHLPDWEGRFNPELYLSISKSELVTSVCEYDQSHSS; encoded by the coding sequence ATGAAAACCTCAAGCCAGGTCAAATACTATGAGGTAAGTGAACAGGAATCCGGCCAGAAACTATTTTCGTACCTGCAACGAAAACTTGGACGTGATATACCCAGATCAGCCATAATGAAGTTTATCAGGACTGGCCAGGTCCGGGTGAACAAAGGCAGATGCAAACCTTTCCAACGGGTCTGTGCTGCAGATGAAATAAGAGTACCCCCCCACTCTTCATCAGCAAAAACTGATACCTCTGATGCCGGACCCATTGATATAATTTATGAATCACATGAATATCTTGTCCTTGACAAGCCTCCCGGACTTCCGGTTCACCCTGGAACATATCATAACGACAGCCTTGTAACGCGTGTTCATGCAGCTTACAGTCATGCTGTTTTTGCACCTACACCTGCGCACAGGCTTGATAAAAACACCACCGGCATAATACTGTTTGCCAAATCTTATAAATGGTTGCGATACATCCAGAGCATCTGGAACCAACCCGGGTTCTGCAAAGAATATCTTGCATGGGTTCAGGGGAAATGGGATGCAAATATTGCAGAAATTAAGGCAGGCATTCTAAAAGATCATCTTGGGGCAAGGGTGGATAGCCGGGGAAAAGAAGCCCGAAGCTCAATAACTGTAGTGGCCGGCTTTGAGGATATGTCATTGTTAAGGGTCAGAATATATACTGGGCGCACTCATCAGATAAGACTGCATCTAGCTCAAAAAGGTCATCCAATTATTGGAGATACAGAACATACAGACAAAGAATGCAAAACCATGTACCTGCACAGTTTCAGACTAAACTGGGGAAAAAAAAGTTTCACTCATCTGCCAGACTGGGAAGGAAGGTTTAATCCGGAATTATATCTCTCTATCTCAAAGTCTGAACTCGTGACTTCAGTCTGTGAATATGATCAAAGTCATTCTTCTTGA
- a CDS encoding molybdopterin molybdotransferase MoeA: MKDFFNIIKVNDFFSILKRHPVLDSVETELGEAGGSFSSVDIFAPEDLPATDRSSMDGYAVRFKDTFGAGDSNPAYLELCENIGINAVSLHELKPGHCAGIVTGATLPPGADSVVMVEYAHDMGEGSIEIRRPVAPWENVMLKGEDIKSGEQVLGAGEQISYRKMGLLAALGIEKLSVYQRPAVGVISTGDELVEISMRPLPGCIRDINSLALGQLLRENGCNPTIYQIVPDSESLLEASLRRALKENDVVLISGGSSVGNRDYTVSAMNAVPELEILVHGVAISPGKPTIFAARGNKCVWGLPGQAGSAQVVMLALVIPFLKHLQGDPDPFNPREELMVRASLSRNIASKYGREDHIRVRLEKSNGQVFAVPVTGKSGLLKTLLKADGLIKIPDNCEGLSENDEVLVRLF; the protein is encoded by the coding sequence ATGAAGGATTTTTTCAATATCATAAAAGTTAATGATTTTTTTTCCATACTTAAGAGACATCCTGTACTGGACAGTGTTGAGACAGAACTGGGTGAGGCTGGAGGGAGTTTTTCATCTGTTGATATTTTTGCTCCAGAAGATCTTCCTGCAACAGACAGGTCATCCATGGATGGCTACGCTGTAAGGTTTAAAGATACTTTTGGAGCAGGTGACTCCAATCCTGCCTATCTTGAGCTTTGTGAAAATATTGGCATTAATGCTGTATCCCTGCATGAACTAAAGCCAGGGCATTGCGCAGGCATTGTCACAGGCGCGACTTTACCTCCGGGTGCGGACAGTGTGGTAATGGTGGAGTATGCCCATGATATGGGAGAGGGATCAATTGAAATAAGAAGGCCTGTTGCTCCGTGGGAAAATGTTATGCTCAAAGGGGAAGATATTAAAAGCGGAGAACAGGTTCTTGGCGCTGGGGAGCAGATATCTTACCGCAAGATGGGGCTTCTTGCTGCTTTGGGTATTGAAAAGTTATCTGTTTACCAAAGACCTGCAGTGGGAGTCATTTCTACAGGCGATGAACTGGTGGAGATCAGCATGAGACCCTTGCCGGGATGCATCAGGGATATCAACTCCTTAGCTCTGGGGCAATTGTTGCGTGAGAATGGCTGTAATCCCACCATATACCAGATAGTACCTGACAGTGAATCCCTGCTGGAAGCATCACTCAGGCGTGCTCTGAAAGAAAATGATGTGGTTCTCATATCAGGTGGAAGCTCAGTGGGAAATAGAGATTATACAGTGAGTGCCATGAATGCCGTCCCAGAGCTGGAAATTCTGGTTCATGGAGTTGCAATCAGTCCGGGCAAACCGACGATTTTTGCTGCCAGGGGCAATAAATGCGTGTGGGGATTACCAGGTCAGGCCGGATCTGCCCAGGTTGTCATGCTGGCCCTGGTAATACCTTTTCTTAAGCATTTGCAAGGTGATCCAGATCCTTTTAATCCAAGAGAGGAACTCATGGTCAGAGCCAGCCTGTCACGGAATATTGCGTCAAAATACGGTCGCGAAGACCATATCCGGGTCAGGTTGGAGAAGAGTAATGGTCAGGTTTTTGCTGTGCCTGTGACAGGCAAGTCCGGTCTTTTGAAAACATTGCTCAAGGCCGATGGATTGATAAAAATTCCGGATAACTGCGAAGGGCTGTCTGAAAATGATGAGGTTCTGGTCAGGTTGTTTTAG